One window of Roseisolibacter agri genomic DNA carries:
- a CDS encoding SWIM zinc finger family protein — protein MPVLPPVPGETRAVPALMFDLAAAGGLDLDRLERALELAAERVGQGRYRVKGGAHEHWVDLWSAAHPRCDCGDHLWREALCKHILAALLREGDPRVVAGVGQVMQRLRERVASVTAVRSPKRAA, from the coding sequence GTGCCCGTCCTGCCCCCCGTTCCGGGGGAGACCCGCGCCGTGCCGGCGCTGATGTTCGACCTCGCCGCCGCGGGCGGACTGGACCTCGACCGCCTGGAGCGCGCGCTGGAGCTGGCGGCCGAGCGGGTGGGGCAGGGCCGCTACCGCGTGAAGGGCGGCGCCCACGAGCACTGGGTGGACCTGTGGAGCGCCGCGCACCCGCGCTGCGACTGCGGCGACCACCTGTGGCGCGAGGCGCTGTGTAAGCACATCCTCGCGGCGCTGCTGCGCGAGGGCGACCCGCGCGTCGTCGCGGGCGTGGGGCAGGTGATGCAGCGGCTGCGCGAGCGCGTCGCCTCCGTCACCGCGGTTCGCTCCCCGAAGCGGGCGGCCTGA
- a CDS encoding type II TA system antitoxin MqsA family protein, with protein sequence MSVTSLDNHLHRFCGGRYQQAVETVTIRLSGMTAEVERGMYRCSKCGDEQRTVEQREAAEKAALDHIRSTHQLLAPKEIRQLRESLGLTAAQVGELLYGVPKGMVEGWERGRYLQNREADALLRSLRDRATLERRAAKAGVTLPDPDLLSGIPVSGSPATPAAEPSATEAAATETPATP encoded by the coding sequence ATGTCGGTCACTTCGCTCGACAACCATCTCCACCGCTTCTGCGGCGGCCGCTATCAGCAGGCCGTCGAGACCGTCACCATCCGCCTCAGCGGCATGACCGCGGAGGTCGAGCGCGGGATGTACCGCTGCAGCAAGTGCGGCGACGAGCAGCGCACCGTCGAGCAGCGCGAGGCGGCGGAGAAGGCCGCGCTGGACCACATCCGCAGCACGCACCAGCTGCTCGCCCCGAAGGAGATCCGCCAGCTGCGCGAGTCGCTGGGCCTCACGGCGGCGCAGGTGGGCGAGCTGCTGTACGGCGTGCCGAAGGGCATGGTCGAGGGGTGGGAGCGCGGTCGCTACCTGCAGAACCGCGAGGCCGACGCGCTGCTGCGCTCCCTGCGCGACCGCGCGACGCTGGAGCGCCGCGCCGCGAAGGCCGGCGTCACGCTGCCCGATCCCGATCTGCTGAGTGGCATCCCGGTGAGCGGGAGTCCGGCGACGCCCGCGGCGGAGCCGTCGGCGACCGAGGCCGCGGCCACGGAGACGCCCGCGACCCCCTGA
- a CDS encoding alanyl-tRNA editing protein codes for MTTRLYYTDASLLSFTARVAELADDGRRVYLDRTALYPTSGGQPHDLGALAGVPVVDVVDEDDRVAHVLAAPLSAAVGDEVAGTVDAARRLDHRQQHTGQHLLSAVFADLFGHETLSVHFGAESSTLDLGAERVPREALLAAEARANALVAENRPVQVTFEDAAAATGLRKPSGRTGTIRIVEIAGVDRSACGGTHMDATGGIGAVLLRRVERVRQATRVEFLCGLRAVRRARADYDALSAVAAGFSTAVDEAPAAVRAQGEQLRAARDRVELLGESLAAHEARAHWDAAVPDADGVRRVVRWADDGAGVESLTALARAITALPRTLFVGAARTPAAALLVATSADSDRDANALLRAALAAHGGRGGGSARLAQGRLPDIGALERAVDAIK; via the coding sequence ATGACCACTCGCCTCTACTACACGGACGCCTCGCTGCTCTCGTTCACCGCCCGCGTCGCCGAGCTGGCCGACGACGGGCGGCGCGTGTATCTGGATCGCACGGCCCTCTACCCGACCTCCGGCGGCCAGCCGCACGACCTCGGCGCGCTCGCGGGCGTGCCGGTGGTGGACGTGGTCGACGAGGACGACCGCGTGGCGCACGTGCTGGCCGCGCCGCTGTCGGCCGCGGTGGGGGACGAGGTCGCGGGCACCGTGGACGCCGCCCGTCGCCTCGACCACCGGCAGCAGCACACCGGCCAGCACCTCCTCTCGGCCGTCTTCGCGGACCTGTTCGGCCACGAGACGCTGAGCGTGCACTTCGGCGCCGAGTCGTCGACGCTGGACCTGGGCGCGGAGCGGGTGCCGCGCGAGGCGCTGCTGGCGGCCGAGGCGCGCGCCAACGCGCTCGTCGCGGAGAACCGCCCGGTGCAGGTGACGTTCGAGGACGCGGCGGCGGCCACCGGGCTGCGGAAGCCGAGCGGGCGCACGGGCACCATCCGCATCGTGGAGATCGCGGGCGTGGACCGGAGCGCGTGCGGCGGCACCCATATGGATGCGACGGGCGGCATCGGCGCGGTGCTGCTGCGCCGCGTGGAGCGCGTGCGCCAGGCGACGCGGGTCGAGTTCCTGTGCGGGCTGCGCGCCGTGCGCCGCGCGCGCGCCGACTACGACGCGCTGTCGGCCGTCGCCGCGGGCTTCTCGACCGCGGTGGACGAGGCGCCGGCCGCCGTGCGCGCACAGGGCGAGCAGCTGCGCGCCGCGCGCGACCGCGTCGAACTGCTGGGCGAGTCGCTGGCGGCGCACGAGGCGCGCGCGCACTGGGACGCCGCCGTGCCCGACGCCGACGGCGTGCGCCGCGTGGTGCGGTGGGCCGACGACGGGGCGGGCGTCGAGTCGCTGACGGCGCTCGCGCGCGCGATCACGGCGCTGCCGCGCACGCTGTTCGTGGGCGCGGCGCGCACGCCCGCGGCGGCGCTGCTGGTGGCGACGTCCGCGGACTCGGATCGCGACGCCAACGCGCTGCTGCGCGCGGCGCTGGCGGCGCACGGCGGGCGCGGGGGCGGGTCGGCGCGGCTGGCGCAGGGACGGCTGCCCGACATCGGCGCGCTGGAGCGGGCAGTGGACGCGATTAAGTGA